From a single Sander vitreus isolate 19-12246 chromosome 2, sanVit1, whole genome shotgun sequence genomic region:
- the lrrtm1 gene encoding leucine-rich repeat transmembrane neuronal protein 1, which translates to MLMDFLLIGLYLKWPLKKPPGLILCLLGIFLRTVPLVEGVCPRLCRCDSKLLYCEGLNLTDIPRNLSSAMGLSMRENNLTELREGQLVGLSQLTWLYLDHNNIDIVEEGAFDRLRRVKELDLSSNRIESLPNGTFRPLPNLRILDLSYNRLQALEPDLFHSLRKLTNLHLRYNALKFVPVRIFQDCRSMQFLDLGYNQLQSLARNSFAGLFKLTELHLEHNELVKVNLAHFPRLISLHTLYMHNNRATVVVNTLDWTWHFLEKIDLSANEIEYMEPHVFESAPNLKVLMLDSNRLTSVEQRILDSWSSLDSITLAGNDWECSRNVCALASWLSAFQGQRDNSLLCSSPDTAQGEDVLDAVYAFHLCEDPQMEVTTAGLYVSTRDLAQGGSVFQGPFTPNPYEGEGSEVVTSSFTVTVGHDDLESTMQIHKVVTGTMALIFSFLIIVLMLYVAWKCFPAGIRQLRQCFSSQRRKQKQKQSMQQMAAISTPEYYVDYKPNHIEGALVIINEYGSCTCQQQPSRECEV; encoded by the coding sequence ATGCTAATGGATTTCCTTCTAATTGGACTGTACTTAAAGTGGCCACTGAAGAAGCCCCCTGGGTTGATACTGTGTTTATTGGGAATATTTCTAAGAACGGTTCCCTTGGTTGAGGGGGTTTGTCCAAGGCTGTGCCGCTGCGACAGCAAGCTGCTGTACTGCGAGGGGCTCAACCTCACAGACATTCCCCGCAATCTGAGCAGCGCTATGGGCCTGTCCATGAGAGAGAACAACTTGACCGAGCTGCGTGAAGGCCAACTGGTTGGTCTGTCACAGCTCACCTGGCTCTACCTAGATCACAACAACATTGACATTGTAGAGGAGGGTGCATTTGACAGGCTAAGACGGGTCAAGGAGTTAGACCTCAGCAGCAACCGCATTGAGAGTCTGCCAAATGGTACCTTTAGGCCCCTCCCAAACCTGCGTATCCTGGACCTCTCATACAACAGGCTGCAGGCACTGGAGCCTGACCTGTTCCACAGCCTTAGAAAGCTCACCAATTTGCATTTGCGCTACAATGCTCTCAAATTTGTGCCAGTGCGGATTTTTCAAGACTGCCGGAGCATGCAGTTTCTAGACTTGGGATACAACCAACTGCAGAGCCTGGCACGAAACTCCTTCGCTGGCCTCTTCAAGTTGACTGAGTTGCATCTTGAGCACAATGAGCTGGTTAAAGTCAACCTAGCCCACTTCCCTCGCCTCATCTCTTTACACACCCTGTACATGCACAACAATCGTGCCACTGTTGTTGTCAATACACTGGACTGGACATGGCATTTTTTAGAGAAGATTGACCTGTCAGCCAATGAAATCGAGTACATGGAGCCACATGTTTTTGAGAGCGCACCCAACCTCAAGGTGCTCATGCTAGACTCCAATCGGTTGACCTCTGTGGAACAGCGCATCCTGGATTCGTGGTCATCTTTGGACAGCATTACCCTGGCAGGGAATGACTGGGAGTGCAGTCGCAATGTGTGTGCCTTGGCCTCTTGGCTGAGTGCCTTCCAAGGCCAGCGTGATAATTCCCTGCTGTGTTCAAGCCCCGACACCGCACAGGGAGAGGATGTGTTGGATGCTGTCTATGCTTTTCACCTATGTGAGGATCCCCAAATGGAGGTAACTACAGCAGGCCTGTACGTCTCTACAAGGGATCTGGCCCAGGGTGGTTCTGTTTTCCAGGGCCCATTTACTCCTAACCCTTATGAGGGTGAGGGAAGCGAGGTGGTTACCAGTTCTTTCACTGTCACAGTGGGCCACGATGACCTGGAGAGCACCATGCAGATCCACAAGGTGGTGACTGGCACCATGGCACTCATCTTTTCCTTTCTCATCATCGTGCTCATGCTGTATGTGGCATGGAAGTGTTTTCCAGCTGGAATAAGACAACTGAGGCAGTGCTTCAGCAGTCAGCGCCGTAAACAGAAGCAAAAGCAAAGCATGCAGCAGATGGCTGCAATTTCTACACCGGAGTACTATGTTGACTATAAACCTAACCACATTGAGGGAGCTCTGGTAATCATCAATGAATATGGCTCTTGCACTTGCCAACAGCAACCTTCTCGGGAATGTGAGGTGTGA